In a single window of the Streptomyces cinnabarinus genome:
- a CDS encoding VOC family protein, protein MTSVIRHTTVDSTDAYALAQFWSKVLDLPVHEDDRPGDEEVLIEEAKVLFINVPEAKTVKNRLHFCLQPEDRSRDEEIDRVLALGATLQADRRNPDGTGWAVLADPEGNEFCVLRSATERAG, encoded by the coding sequence ATGACTTCCGTGATCCGGCACACCACCGTCGACAGCACCGACGCCTACGCACTCGCCCAGTTCTGGTCGAAGGTCCTGGACCTGCCCGTGCACGAGGACGACAGGCCCGGCGACGAGGAGGTGCTGATCGAGGAGGCGAAGGTGCTCTTCATCAACGTGCCGGAGGCCAAGACCGTCAAGAACCGGCTGCATTTCTGCCTCCAGCCGGAGGACCGCAGCCGCGACGAGGAGATCGACCGCGTCCTCGCCCTCGGCGCCACCCTGCAAGCCGACCGACGCAACCCGGACGGCACGGGCTGGGCGGTTCTGGCGGACCCCGAGGGCAACGAGTTCTGCGTGCTGCGGAGCGCGACGGAGCGGGCGGGCTGA
- a CDS encoding isocitrate lyase/PEP mutase family protein, with product MTPFARLHHTGEPLLLPNAWDHASALALVAEGFGAVATTSLAVAAGAGLPDGASVTRDETLRLALTLGNGPFLLSVDAEGGFSQDPDAVGEFARQLAVVGVVGINLEDGSGSAAVHAAKIAAVKKAAPDLFVNARTDTHWLGEGDERDTLRRLDAYQQAGADGVFVPGLSDPARIATLVRHLHAPLNILYSPTGPALSHLADLGVRRVSLGSLLYRRALGAAVETATDIRAGRTPCGGTPTYAQVQGLVV from the coding sequence ATGACCCCCTTCGCCCGTCTCCACCACACCGGTGAACCGCTGCTCCTGCCCAATGCCTGGGACCACGCCTCCGCCCTGGCGCTGGTCGCCGAGGGCTTCGGGGCAGTCGCCACCACGAGCCTGGCCGTCGCCGCGGGGGCGGGGCTGCCGGACGGGGCGTCGGTGACACGCGACGAGACCCTCCGGCTCGCCCTCACCCTCGGCAACGGGCCGTTCCTGCTCTCCGTCGACGCGGAGGGCGGCTTCAGCCAGGACCCGGACGCGGTGGGGGAGTTCGCCCGGCAGCTGGCCGTGGTGGGGGTCGTGGGGATCAACCTGGAGGACGGCTCGGGATCCGCCGCGGTGCACGCGGCGAAGATCGCGGCCGTGAAGAAGGCGGCACCGGACCTGTTCGTCAACGCGCGCACCGACACCCACTGGCTGGGGGAGGGGGACGAACGGGACACGCTGCGTCGGCTCGACGCCTACCAACAGGCGGGCGCCGACGGAGTGTTCGTCCCCGGGCTGTCCGACCCCGCGCGCATCGCCACCCTGGTCCGACACCTCCACGCCCCCCTGAACATCCTGTACTCACCCACCGGCCCGGCTCTCTCCCACCTCGCCGACCTCGGCGTCCGCCGCGTCAGCCTGGGCTCGCTGCTCTACCGGCGGGCGCTCGGCGCGGCGGTGGAGACGGCCACCGACATCCGGGCCGGGCGGACTCCGTGCGGCGGGACACCGACGTACGCCCAAGTGCAGGGGCTAGTGGTGTAG
- a CDS encoding TetR/AcrR family transcriptional regulator, whose product MPRAGLTADRITAAAADLADEVGFDKVSLSALARQFGVKDASLYSHVRNLQDLRTRIALLAGGEMIDRIAMAVAGRAGKDALAAFADAYREYALEHPGRYAATQIRVDQTVLTDSPALRRTAEITYGMLRAYGLEEPDLTDAVRLLRSTFHGYCALESTGAFGAPRDVRRSWERAVEALHVALENWPGQSLHH is encoded by the coding sequence ATGCCCCGCGCGGGTCTCACCGCTGACCGCATCACCGCGGCCGCCGCCGATCTGGCCGACGAGGTCGGCTTCGACAAGGTCAGTCTGTCAGCGCTGGCGCGGCAGTTCGGCGTGAAGGACGCGAGCCTCTACTCGCATGTGCGCAACCTCCAGGACCTCCGGACGCGGATCGCGCTGCTCGCGGGCGGGGAGATGATCGACCGGATCGCCATGGCGGTCGCCGGCCGTGCGGGCAAGGACGCGCTGGCGGCCTTCGCGGACGCCTACCGCGAGTACGCCCTGGAGCACCCGGGCAGATACGCGGCGACCCAGATCCGCGTCGACCAGACCGTGCTGACGGACTCCCCCGCGCTGCGCCGCACCGCCGAGATCACCTACGGCATGCTCCGCGCCTACGGCCTGGAGGAGCCCGATCTCACCGACGCGGTACGCCTGTTGCGCAGCACCTTTCACGGCTACTGCGCCCTGGAGTCCACCGGCGCCTTCGGCGCCCCCAGGGACGTACGCCGCTCCTGGGAGCGGGCGGTCGAGGCCCTGCATGTGGCACTGGAGAACTGGCCGGGGCAGTCGCTACACCACTAG
- a CDS encoding response regulator produces MTGPRVLVVDDQTLIRTGFRLILTARGIEVAGEAADGAEAVSLARELRPDVVLMDIRMPTMDGLEATRRILQEAPECRVLMLTTFDLDHYVYTALSIGASGFLLKDVTPAHLAAAVRLVDSGDALLAPSITRRLVERFASAAPTPAPPASLSALTPRELEVLTLLGRGLSNTELAGHLTLSEATVKSHVARIFSKLALRDRAQAVVLAYETGLVQPGAT; encoded by the coding sequence GTGACGGGGCCCCGGGTCCTGGTCGTCGACGACCAGACGCTGATCCGCACCGGCTTCCGGCTGATCCTGACCGCCCGGGGCATCGAGGTGGCGGGCGAGGCCGCGGACGGTGCGGAGGCGGTGTCGCTGGCCCGCGAGCTGAGACCGGACGTGGTCCTGATGGACATCCGGATGCCGACGATGGACGGCCTGGAGGCGACCCGCCGGATCCTCCAGGAGGCGCCGGAGTGCCGGGTGCTGATGCTGACCACCTTCGACCTGGACCACTACGTCTACACGGCCCTGTCGATCGGGGCGAGCGGCTTCCTGCTCAAGGACGTCACCCCGGCACACCTGGCGGCCGCGGTACGCCTGGTCGACTCCGGCGACGCGCTGCTGGCCCCGTCCATCACTCGCCGCCTGGTGGAGCGCTTCGCCTCGGCGGCCCCCACGCCCGCGCCGCCCGCCTCCCTGTCGGCGCTCACCCCACGGGAGCTGGAGGTCCTGACGCTGCTGGGCCGGGGCCTGTCCAACACAGAGCTGGCCGGGCACCTGACCCTCAGCGAGGCGACGGTGAAGTCCCATGTGGCGCGCATCTTCTCGAAGCTGGCCCTGCGTGACCGGGCGCAGGCGGTGGTGCTGGCGTACGAGACGGGTCTGGTGCAGCCGGGAGCGACCTGA
- a CDS encoding sensor histidine kinase, with protein sequence MWESMVLVAAGAAVLGLSVALIRTRRRWRAAVGERGWLLERERETAAQAAVTAERDRIARELHDIVSHNVSLMVVQASAAREVLGTMPDEAATALRAVEDAGRGAMTDLRHLLGVLAPSPDGEDVEEDEGGTATVQVPQPGLDRLGTLVDRVSFAGLPVEVRISGEPRPLPQGVDVTAYRIVQEALTNALRHGDGGKAEVTVRYADHALRVEVLNTGPSVLTGEAPPRPVGQGQGAGRGLLGLRERVAVYGGDLDARRRLGGGYRVRARIPLDRP encoded by the coding sequence GTGTGGGAGTCAATGGTGCTGGTGGCGGCGGGTGCGGCCGTGCTGGGTCTTTCGGTGGCGCTGATCCGGACGCGCCGCCGGTGGCGGGCCGCGGTCGGTGAGCGGGGCTGGCTGCTGGAGCGTGAGCGGGAGACCGCCGCGCAGGCCGCCGTCACGGCCGAACGGGACCGTATCGCACGGGAGTTGCACGACATCGTGAGTCACAACGTCAGCCTGATGGTGGTGCAGGCGAGTGCGGCCAGGGAGGTGCTCGGCACCATGCCGGACGAGGCGGCGACGGCCCTGCGCGCGGTGGAGGACGCGGGACGCGGGGCGATGACGGACCTGCGCCATCTGCTCGGTGTACTGGCGCCGTCGCCGGACGGGGAGGACGTCGAGGAGGATGAGGGCGGTACAGCGACGGTCCAGGTCCCACAGCCCGGACTCGACCGGCTCGGCACACTCGTCGACCGGGTCTCCTTCGCCGGACTGCCGGTCGAGGTACGGATCTCCGGCGAGCCGCGCCCGCTGCCGCAGGGGGTGGACGTGACGGCGTACCGCATCGTCCAGGAGGCCCTGACCAACGCCCTGCGGCACGGCGACGGCGGCAAGGCCGAGGTCACCGTGCGGTACGCCGATCACGCCCTGCGCGTCGAGGTCCTCAACACCGGCCCGAGCGTGCTGACCGGCGAGGCCCCGCCCCGGCCGGTAGGGCAAGGGCAGGGGGCGGGGCGCGGGCTGCTGGGGCTGCGGGAGCGGGTCGCGGTGTACGGCGGTGACCTGGACGCCCGGCGCCGGCTCGGCGGCGGTTACCGGGTCCGGGCGCGCATCCCGCTGGACCGCCCGTGA
- a CDS encoding ABC transporter ATP-binding protein, whose protein sequence is MVTEDSGVVVRLDGVRKEYGETTALDGVSLRIAAGEAVAVMGPSGCGKSTLLNMIAGLDRPSAGSVVVHGESVGELSEKGLALYRRRRIGMIFQFFNLIDDLSALDNVALAAQLTGSPARQARRRALELFEELGIADRRNAYPAVLSGGERQRVAVARALMNRPALLLADEPTGALDSRSGEQVMDLLIDLNQIGQTLVLVTHDAHLARRCASRIVEFADGRVAGEHSLEPSA, encoded by the coding sequence ATGGTCACAGAGGACAGCGGGGTCGTCGTACGACTCGACGGAGTGCGCAAGGAGTATGGCGAGACCACGGCGTTGGACGGGGTGTCGCTGCGGATCGCGGCGGGGGAGGCCGTGGCGGTGATGGGGCCCTCGGGGTGCGGAAAGTCGACGCTGCTCAACATGATCGCGGGGCTCGACCGGCCGAGTGCCGGGTCGGTCGTCGTGCACGGGGAGAGTGTGGGGGAACTGTCGGAGAAGGGGCTCGCGCTGTACCGGCGGCGCCGGATCGGCATGATCTTCCAGTTCTTCAATCTCATCGACGACCTCTCGGCGCTCGACAACGTCGCCCTCGCCGCCCAGTTGACCGGCAGCCCGGCCCGCCAGGCCCGCCGCCGCGCCCTGGAGCTCTTCGAGGAGCTCGGGATCGCCGACCGGCGCAACGCCTACCCGGCGGTGCTCAGCGGCGGCGAGCGGCAACGCGTCGCCGTGGCAAGGGCGTTGATGAACCGCCCCGCCCTGCTGCTGGCCGACGAGCCGACCGGCGCCCTGGACAGCCGCTCGGGCGAGCAGGTGATGGACCTGCTGATCGACCTCAACCAGATCGGTCAGACCCTCGTCCTGGTCACCCACGACGCGCATCTGGCCCGGCGCTGCGCTAGCCGGATCGTCGAGTTCGCCGACGGCCGGGTCGCCGGCGAGCACAGCCTGGAGCCGTCCGCATGA
- a CDS encoding FtsX-like permease family protein: protein MRAVWRAARAAVRRRRLQTLVIALVTLTSTAAMVVALGLVDAASAPFDKAFGKQRGPHVVAAFDRDTVSDAALARAARQPGVEAVAGPYAEVSVALPQNSMNFGLGSEITVVGRAGPDAPVDRLDVWAGRWPTRPGEIVLNRDSDWAADDLGKSLQVPSGPRLTIVGFAFDLSRTADAWVTPEQAAALGPKTTQLLFRFTDASSEDRLRSSLATVTEALPADALTASRSYLTLKDRVSSAARAYTPYLMAFGILGIAVAVLIIANVVSGAVISGLRHIGVLKSIGFTPGQVVAVYLTMISVPAVLGCALGTAVGNLLARPFFEFVFTGPDAGIFHDSVTVPAWVNVLALLGMPAVCVLAALAPALRAHRMSAARAISAGSAPRTGRALGVQRRLAGSRLPRAVSLGVGLPFARPGRSALTLAAVVLGAATVTFATGLATTMERFGTAGRDAYQVTVYASNFKDGREVLPSHDDRALHDLLAGLPGAREVTARADVDVRMAGSSHEVMLEGRRGDRPRLDTVLTEGRWTRASGEIVAGSAFLRQNGLRVGDHLRLERGDRSERVLVVGEAMESNSQLIIADWATLRALAPGEDPIAYHVRLRDGADPDAYARAARAADPGVSPTPTGSNSVTQTIIGSATALTLMLTLVAALGVFKTVVLNTHDRRRDLGMLKSIGMTPAQVTAMTVTSMAVLGALGSLLGVPLGIAGHELVVPRMADAVDITLPGYMTDVWQAPALAGLALAGVVIAVLGALVPARRAGRLTVAEVLRNE from the coding sequence ATGAGGGCGGTCTGGCGGGCCGCGCGCGCGGCGGTACGGCGGCGCAGGCTCCAGACGCTGGTGATCGCGCTGGTCACCCTTACCTCCACGGCGGCGATGGTGGTCGCCCTCGGCCTGGTCGATGCCGCCTCGGCCCCCTTCGACAAGGCGTTCGGCAAGCAGCGCGGCCCGCATGTCGTCGCCGCCTTCGACCGGGACACGGTGTCCGACGCGGCACTCGCGCGTGCGGCCCGGCAGCCCGGGGTCGAGGCCGTCGCCGGTCCCTACGCCGAGGTCTCGGTCGCACTGCCGCAGAACTCCATGAACTTCGGCCTCGGCAGCGAGATCACGGTGGTGGGCCGGGCCGGACCCGACGCCCCCGTGGACCGGCTCGACGTGTGGGCGGGCCGCTGGCCGACGCGCCCCGGCGAGATCGTCCTCAACCGGGACTCCGACTGGGCCGCGGACGACCTCGGCAAGTCCCTTCAGGTCCCCTCCGGCCCCCGGCTCACCATCGTCGGATTCGCCTTCGACCTCAGCCGCACCGCCGACGCCTGGGTCACCCCCGAACAGGCCGCCGCCCTCGGCCCGAAGACCACGCAGCTGCTGTTCCGCTTCACCGACGCCTCCTCCGAGGACCGGCTGCGCTCCTCGCTCGCCACGGTGACGGAGGCGCTCCCCGCGGACGCGCTCACCGCCTCCCGGTCCTACCTCACCCTCAAGGACCGGGTGAGCAGCGCGGCACGGGCGTACACGCCCTATCTGATGGCCTTCGGGATCCTCGGGATCGCGGTGGCCGTGCTCATCATCGCCAACGTCGTCAGCGGCGCCGTGATCTCCGGGCTCCGGCACATCGGCGTACTGAAGTCCATCGGGTTCACGCCGGGGCAGGTCGTCGCCGTGTACCTCACGATGATCTCCGTCCCGGCGGTCCTGGGCTGTGCCCTGGGCACGGCCGTGGGCAATCTGCTGGCGCGCCCCTTCTTCGAGTTCGTGTTCACCGGGCCGGATGCCGGGATCTTCCACGACAGTGTGACCGTCCCCGCCTGGGTCAACGTCCTCGCCCTGCTCGGCATGCCCGCGGTGTGCGTACTGGCCGCCCTCGCACCGGCGTTGCGCGCGCACCGGATGTCCGCGGCGCGGGCGATCAGCGCGGGCAGCGCACCACGGACCGGGCGGGCACTCGGCGTCCAACGGCGGCTGGCCGGGAGCCGGTTGCCCCGGGCGGTGAGCCTCGGTGTGGGGTTGCCGTTCGCCCGCCCGGGACGCAGCGCGCTCACCCTGGCCGCGGTGGTCCTCGGGGCGGCGACCGTCACCTTCGCGACCGGCCTCGCCACCACCATGGAGCGGTTCGGGACCGCGGGCCGCGACGCCTACCAGGTCACGGTGTACGCCAGTAACTTCAAGGACGGCCGGGAGGTCCTGCCCTCGCACGACGACCGGGCGCTGCACGACCTGCTGGCCGGGCTGCCAGGGGCGCGGGAGGTCACCGCGCGGGCCGATGTCGACGTCCGGATGGCCGGCTCCTCGCACGAGGTGATGCTGGAGGGACGCCGGGGCGACCGGCCACGCCTGGACACCGTGCTCACCGAGGGCCGCTGGACGCGGGCCTCCGGCGAGATCGTCGCCGGATCCGCCTTCCTGCGCCAGAACGGACTGCGCGTCGGCGACCACCTGCGTCTGGAGCGCGGCGACCGCAGCGAACGGGTGCTCGTGGTCGGGGAGGCGATGGAGAGCAACTCCCAGCTGATCATTGCCGATTGGGCGACGCTGCGGGCCCTGGCGCCCGGCGAGGACCCCATCGCCTACCACGTGCGGCTGCGCGACGGAGCCGACCCGGACGCCTACGCGCGGGCCGCGCGCGCCGCCGACCCGGGTGTCTCCCCGACCCCGACCGGCTCCAACTCCGTCACCCAGACCATCATCGGCTCCGCCACCGCACTCACCCTGATGCTCACCCTGGTCGCCGCGCTGGGCGTCTTCAAAACCGTTGTCCTCAACACCCATGACCGGCGCCGGGACCTGGGCATGCTGAAGTCCATCGGCATGACTCCGGCCCAGGTCACGGCGATGACGGTGACCTCGATGGCGGTGCTCGGGGCGCTCGGCTCCCTGCTCGGCGTACCGCTCGGCATCGCCGGGCACGAGCTGGTCGTGCCGCGCATGGCGGACGCCGTGGACATCACCCTGCCCGGCTACATGACGGACGTCTGGCAGGCCCCGGCGCTCGCGGGCCTGGCCCTCGCCGGGGTCGTCATCGCGGTACTGGGGGCGCTGGTCCCGGCCCGGCGGGCGGGGCGGCTGACGGTGGCGGAGGTGCTGCGCAACGAATGA
- a CDS encoding jacalin-like lectin, translating into MRRVLGTLAAAALALTGLAAAPAEAATSGTFDVLTYNIAGLPLGLGDSDPETNTPLIGQRLGTYDLVNVQEDFNYHASLYANDTHPHRTATSGGAGLGDGLNTLSDHAFEDFERVDWNDCTNADCLTPKGFTLARVRLAEGVFVDLYNVHTNADTTDAALAARRANIEQLSDFIQANSAGNAVIVMGDTNTRYTRAGDNIRTLLSENGLTDPWVDLVKGGTAPAQGSEALVCDAAAPTNDCEVVDKVLYRGSDLVSLNATRYNNEWASFLRSDGEHLSDHFPHSVDFSYTVNSSLRASDFFGGPHGTAFNDADDLPTTPAPHTLTLRGGSRLDAVALAHDGGTTLSHGGTGGTAASLTLASGEHLTSVKLTQGQKDGRTRIFSAAFGTDKGRSVTAGTATSEAKTFTAPSGWQIVGFTGRSGDEIDKLGVLYAPIG; encoded by the coding sequence ATGAGACGAGTCCTCGGTACCCTCGCGGCCGCCGCGCTGGCCCTCACCGGCCTCGCCGCCGCCCCCGCGGAAGCGGCCACTTCCGGCACCTTCGACGTCCTGACCTACAACATCGCGGGCCTCCCCCTCGGCCTCGGCGACAGCGACCCCGAGACCAACACCCCGCTGATCGGTCAGCGCCTCGGCACGTACGACCTGGTCAATGTGCAGGAGGACTTCAACTACCACGCCTCCCTGTACGCCAACGACACCCACCCCCACCGCACCGCGACCAGCGGCGGCGCGGGCCTCGGCGACGGCCTCAACACCCTGTCCGACCACGCCTTCGAGGACTTCGAGCGGGTCGACTGGAACGACTGCACCAACGCGGACTGTCTGACCCCGAAGGGCTTCACGCTGGCCCGGGTCCGGCTCGCCGAGGGCGTCTTCGTGGACCTGTACAACGTCCACACCAACGCCGACACCACGGACGCGGCGCTCGCCGCCCGCCGCGCCAACATCGAGCAGCTGTCGGACTTCATCCAGGCCAACTCGGCCGGGAACGCGGTGATCGTCATGGGCGACACCAACACCCGGTACACGCGCGCGGGTGACAACATCCGCACCCTGCTGTCGGAGAACGGTCTCACCGACCCGTGGGTCGACCTGGTCAAGGGCGGTACGGCGCCCGCGCAGGGCAGCGAGGCGCTGGTCTGCGACGCGGCGGCGCCGACGAACGACTGCGAGGTCGTCGACAAGGTCCTCTACCGGGGCAGCGACCTCGTCTCGCTCAACGCCACCCGCTACAACAACGAGTGGGCGTCCTTCCTGCGCTCCGATGGTGAGCACCTCTCCGACCACTTCCCGCACTCGGTCGATTTCTCCTACACCGTCAACTCCTCGCTGCGGGCGAGCGACTTCTTCGGCGGCCCGCACGGCACGGCCTTCAACGACGCGGACGACCTCCCCACCACGCCCGCTCCCCACACCCTCACCCTGCGCGGCGGTTCCCGCCTCGACGCGGTGGCGCTCGCCCACGACGGCGGTACGACGCTGAGCCACGGCGGGACCGGCGGCACCGCGGCCTCGCTGACCCTTGCCTCCGGTGAGCACCTCACCTCGGTGAAGCTGACGCAAGGCCAGAAGGACGGCCGTACCCGGATCTTCTCGGCCGCCTTCGGCACCGACAAGGGGCGGAGCGTGACCGCCGGTACGGCGACGTCCGAAGCGAAGACCTTCACGGCGCCGTCGGGCTGGCAGATCGTGGGCTTCACGGGGCGGTCCGGGGATGAGATCGACAAGTTGGGGGTGCTGTACGCGCCGATCGGCTGA
- a CDS encoding PHP domain-containing protein: MGHGHHHHHHHHGHDHDHHHAEVTPLPAAFDVNVPDEALTPEQQSRRSLLRRAGLLGAGLAAGSVLAGQTPAAAADNGVSRTRRSKGFLWLAGDHHIHTQYSSDGKYRVVDQVRQGAKHGMDWLVITDHGSTTHAKIGVEKVNPDIQEARSAYEDTLVFQGLEWNIPAAEHGTVFVHPGRNEVSVLKQFETDYDGSVKGASDSTPANEALAIAGLNFLAEQVQRRKVKDALMLANHPARRGVDSPHEIRGWRDATGADRQIAVGFEGAPGHQAAGLPAPLGMARARGIYDNNPSANSYAGYPPESYRTWGGFDWMTATVGGLWDSLLAEGKPWWITANSDSHQVYADTAGRGGGDFNTNGRYDDPVYGGKIDVTQGDYWPGQYSRTHVGADGFSYAAVMDGIRAGRIWVDHGQLISGLDVRVAGGSRWATLGGALHVKKGTKVTLSVDIAPADGPNWAGFLPKLARVDVIQGDMTGAASDRDTLTAPTAKVVKSYEVDKASGTVRLTYELGRVDRPLYVRLRGTDGNRSAVGARGAAVDPAGPAIDVVGDADPWVDLWFYSNPVWVLPS; this comes from the coding sequence ATGGGCCACGGGCATCATCACCACCACCATCACCACGGACACGACCACGACCACCACCACGCGGAGGTGACGCCGCTGCCCGCCGCCTTCGACGTCAACGTCCCCGATGAGGCGCTCACCCCCGAGCAGCAGTCGCGCCGTTCGCTGCTGCGCCGCGCGGGCCTGCTCGGCGCGGGTCTCGCCGCCGGCAGTGTGCTGGCCGGTCAGACCCCGGCCGCCGCCGCTGACAACGGTGTCAGCCGCACCCGCCGGAGCAAGGGCTTCCTGTGGCTGGCCGGTGACCACCACATCCACACCCAGTACAGCAGTGACGGCAAGTACCGGGTCGTCGACCAGGTCCGTCAGGGCGCCAAGCACGGTATGGACTGGCTGGTCATCACCGACCACGGCAGCACCACGCACGCCAAGATCGGTGTCGAGAAGGTCAACCCGGACATCCAGGAGGCCCGCTCGGCCTACGAGGACACCCTCGTCTTCCAGGGCCTGGAGTGGAACATCCCGGCCGCCGAGCACGGCACGGTCTTCGTCCACCCGGGCAGGAACGAGGTCTCCGTCCTCAAGCAGTTCGAGACGGACTACGACGGCAGCGTCAAGGGCGCCTCCGACTCCACGCCCGCCAACGAGGCCCTCGCCATCGCGGGCCTGAACTTCCTCGCGGAGCAAGTGCAGCGGCGCAAGGTCAAGGACGCGCTGATGCTCGCCAACCACCCGGCGCGGCGCGGCGTCGACTCCCCGCACGAGATCCGCGGCTGGCGGGACGCCACCGGCGCGGACCGCCAGATCGCCGTCGGCTTCGAGGGCGCCCCCGGCCACCAGGCCGCGGGTCTGCCTGCCCCGCTCGGCATGGCCCGCGCCCGCGGCATCTACGACAACAACCCCAGCGCCAACTCCTACGCGGGGTACCCGCCGGAGAGCTACCGCACCTGGGGCGGCTTCGACTGGATGACGGCGACCGTCGGCGGCCTGTGGGACAGCCTCCTCGCCGAGGGCAAGCCCTGGTGGATCACCGCCAACTCCGACTCCCACCAGGTCTACGCCGACACCGCCGGTCGCGGCGGCGGCGACTTCAACACCAACGGCCGCTACGACGACCCGGTCTATGGCGGCAAGATCGACGTCACCCAGGGCGACTACTGGCCCGGCCAGTACAGCCGTACGCACGTCGGCGCCGACGGCTTCTCCTACGCCGCCGTCATGGACGGCATCCGGGCCGGGCGGATCTGGGTCGACCACGGCCAGCTGATCAGCGGCCTCGACGTCCGGGTCGCCGGCGGCAGCCGCTGGGCCACGCTGGGCGGCGCGCTGCACGTGAAGAAGGGCACGAAGGTCACGCTGAGCGTGGACATCGCGCCGGCCGACGGCCCCAACTGGGCGGGCTTCCTGCCCAAGCTGGCGCGCGTCGACGTCATCCAGGGCGACATGACCGGTGCCGCGTCCGACCGGGACACCCTCACCGCGCCGACCGCCAAGGTCGTCAAGTCCTACGAGGTGGACAAGGCGTCCGGCACCGTCCGCCTCACCTACGAACTCGGCCGGGTGGACCGCCCGTTGTACGTCCGGCTGCGCGGCACCGACGGGAACCGGTCCGCGGTCGGCGCGAGGGGCGCCGCGGTCGACCCCGCGGGTCCGGCGATCGACGTCGTCGGTGACGCCGACCCGTGGGTGGACCTGTGGTTCTACTCCAACCCGGTGTGGGTCCTGCCGTCGTGA
- a CDS encoding sigma-70 family RNA polymerase sigma factor yields the protein MTSPAPDPAGPTTRTHRSVMPPEFWAFQARYDRACLEYGRIHLGDATAARRLVDTTFVHLATIWGRLEVMDNPGGFAWALFKRRVHGELAAQGRSPATTETLAFARAISAASAPLLGAFRSTFHAEYGEQFAELEEGMGLYRGMTRLSERQFDVLVLRDALGFATRDTALIMGISEATVRSTRRTAKHRLAAAMGYRSDATPDDDKE from the coding sequence ATGACCAGTCCCGCCCCCGACCCCGCAGGACCCACGACCCGCACCCACCGATCCGTCATGCCCCCCGAGTTCTGGGCGTTCCAGGCCCGCTACGACCGGGCCTGCCTGGAGTACGGCCGGATCCACCTCGGCGACGCCACCGCCGCCCGCCGGCTGGTGGACACCACCTTCGTCCATCTGGCCACCATCTGGGGCCGTCTGGAGGTCATGGACAACCCCGGCGGATTCGCCTGGGCCCTGTTCAAGCGGCGCGTGCACGGCGAACTCGCCGCGCAGGGCCGTAGCCCCGCCACCACCGAGACGCTCGCCTTCGCCCGCGCCATCAGCGCCGCCAGCGCACCCCTGCTCGGCGCCTTCCGCTCCACCTTCCATGCCGAATACGGCGAGCAGTTCGCGGAGTTGGAGGAGGGCATGGGGCTGTACCGGGGGATGACCCGGCTCAGCGAGCGTCAGTTCGACGTGCTCGTGCTGCGCGACGCCCTCGGCTTCGCCACCCGTGACACCGCCCTGATCATGGGCATCAGCGAGGCCACCGTCCGCTCCACCCGCCGTACCGCCAAACACCGGCTGGCCGCCGCCATGGGGTACCGGTCCGACGCCACCCCCGACGACGACAAGGAGTGA